In Aedes aegypti strain LVP_AGWG unplaced genomic scaffold, AaegL5.0 Primary Assembly AGWG_AaegL5_hic_scaff_789_PBJ_arrow, whole genome shotgun sequence, one DNA window encodes the following:
- the LOC110681386 gene encoding DNA repair protein RAD50-like — protein MSTISKLEIRGIRSFGVESGDVQKIKFQSPLTLIVGQNGCGKTTIIECLKYGLTGEVPPGTDRGKAFVHDPKIFSTVESMGQVKLMVTDFTGNRVTATRSMKVSQKGRGQQPKFETLDSVVTMENVATGEKTTLSRPRAADINNEMCDAMGVSKAIINNVIFCHQEDSNWPLEEPKELKKKFDAIFGTTEYNRVIEKLIKISKEYNDRQKEKAGDLKLLENIKSQAEVKHLQLQKVDKAGRTNSL, from the exons ATGTCAACCATTTCAAAGTTGGAAATCCGAGGAATCCGAAGCTTCGGCGTCGAAAGCGGAGATGTTCAG AAAATCAAGTTCCAATCCCCCCTGACATTGATTGTTGGCCAGAATGGTTGTGGCAAAACCACTATCATCGAGTGCTTGAAATATGGTCTAACCGGCGAAGTTCCGCCTGGCACTGACCGTGGCAAGGCATTCGTTCATGATCCGAAGATTTTCAGCACCGTTGAAAGCATGGGTCAGGTCAAGCTAATGGTAACGGATTTCACCGGAAATCGTGTCACGGCGACGCGGTCGATGAAGGTTTCCCAGAAAGGCCGGGGCCAACAACCCAAGTTTGAAACGCTTGATTCAGTTGTTACGATGGAGAATGTTGCCACCGGTGAAAAGACCACTCTTTCCCGGCCTCGAGCTGCAGATATCAATAACGAGATGTGCGACGCCATGGGAGTATCGAAAGCTATCATTAACAACGTCATTTTCTGTCACCAAGAAGACTCGAATTGGCCCCTGGAGGAACCGAAAGAATTGAAGAAAAAGTTCGATGCCATCTTCGGGACGACAGAATACAACAGAGTGATCGAGAAGCTAATCAAGATATCCAAGGAATACAATGATCGACAAAAGGAGAAAGCAGGAGACTTGAAGCTACTGGAAAATATAAAAAGCCAGGCGGAGGTGAAACACCTTCAGCTCCAGAAGGTTGACAAAGCAGGCAGGACAAACTCGCTGTAG